From a region of the Helianthus annuus cultivar XRQ/B chromosome 5, HanXRQr2.0-SUNRISE, whole genome shotgun sequence genome:
- the LOC110943857 gene encoding uncharacterized protein LOC110943857: protein MWSIVVARFTLHMYKTVLIILQIVCNASHAYNDFSTLLDHNNNRENDTEVISFDVIRPSISYPAGGDFRKGAIDLGGLEVYEALYFKKIWDTHSGGPKGLGASFYEPTSIPSGFNLIGHYCKPNSIAMFATVLTAKDTTGDPSQGALKSPIDYTLIWTSKGLNVSQREDGYIWLPIAPNGYKAIGHIVTTSPVKPSLDKVRCVRSDFTDLTKVDKWIWGHKMLTSTSIVNLHTIKPKGRVLSVPAGMFLARNSSNTHELACLKMVKNNPYSAMPNSLQIGEMIKAYAPWVYFHPDEQYFPSSVLWFFQNGVELHQPGQIPRPVINDGDNLQNNGGADDAFLDLPSDQPNKERVKKGFLSDAVVYIHVKSALGGT from the exons ATGTGGTCTATTGTTGTTGCTAGGTTCACACTTCATATGTATAAAACGGTTTTGATAATTCTTCAAATTGTTTGTAACGCATCTCATGCGTATAATGATTTCTCAACATTACTTGATCATAACAACAACAGGGAAAATGATACTGAGGTCATCTCATTTGATGTTATTCGTCCATCAATCTCATATCCTGCAG GTGGAGACTTTCGAAAAGGGGCAATTGATCTTGGTGGATTAGAAGTGTATGAAGCTTTGTATTTTAAAAAAATCTGGGATACACACAGCGGGGGTCCAAAGGGTCTTGGTGCATCATTTTATGAACCAACTTCCATTCCAAGTGGGTTCAATTTGATTGGTCACTATTGCAAACCCAACTCTATAGCCATGTTTGCAACAGTCCTTACGGCTAAAGATACCACAGGTGACCCGTCACAGGGCGCCCTAAAGAGTCCCATAGACTACACTCTTATATGGACTAGTAAAGGTTTGAATGTTAGCCAACGAGAAGATGGATACATCTGGCTTCCAATCGCGCCGAATGGTTATAAAGCCATCGGTCACATTGTCACGACTTCACCTGTAAAGCCCTCACTTGACAAGGTTAGGTGTGTCAGATCTGACTTCACCGATTTAACCAAGGTGGACAAATGGATATGGGGACATAAGATGCTGACAAGTACGAGCATAGTCAATTTGCATACTATAAAACCAAAAGGTAGAGTGCTAAGTGTTCCAGCAGGTATGTTTCTGGCACGAAATAGCTCGAATACACACGAGTTAGCGTGTTTAAAGATGGTCAAGAACAATCCATATTCCGCAATGCCTAATTCCTTACAAATTGGAGAAATGATAAAGGCTTATGCTCCATGGGTCTATTTTCATCCTGATGAGCAATACTTTCCATCATCGGTTTTGTGGTTTTTTCAAAATGGTGTTGAGCTACACCAACCCGGCCAAATTCCAAGGCCTGTGATCAACGATGGTGATAACCTTCAAAACAATGGTGGAGCAGATGATGCCTTTCTAGACCTCCCATCAGATCAACCTAACAAAGAAAGGGTAAAGAAAGGGTTTTTGTCCGATGCGGTAGTTTACATACATGTGAAATCAGCACTAGGCGGAACATGA